ATCTCCAACCTCGACCTCGCCATCACCGAGCTGACCCTGTCGGGCGACATCGTGGTTGCGATCGACAGCCGCACCGCGGAAGGCACGCGCGCGGTCTATGGCGGCGAATACGCCTCCGGCAGCCTCTACGCGCCGATCGCCTTCGTGCAGCGCAATCCGAAGAACATCCAGGCGATCGCGCTTGCGATGGTGCGCACGCTTGCCTGGATGAAGAAGGCCACGCCCGACGAGATCGTCGCCAAGCTCCCGGCGGATTTCTATCAGGCCAATCCGGCGGTCTACCGCAAGGCTTTGGAGAGCAACCTGCCGAGCTTCTCACCCGACGGGCTGATGCCGCCCGACGCACCGGGCAATGTGCTGAAGGCCATGACCCGGTTCGATGCGGCGATTGCCAGCGCCAAGGTCGACATGGGCACGACTTTTGACAACCGCTTCGTCGAAGCGGCGTTGAAAGCCGTCAAATAAGGCAAGCTTTCCCACACACGGGTTGTGGATGACGGGGGATGTCGGAACTGCGCCTTGCCGAGAAGGCATGATTGTCAGAATTCTTGGACCCAACCGGGCGGGGGCAGGCCCCGCCGAAGCCGCGCATCACGCATCAGGAGTCCGGAATGTCCGCCGTGGAAAAAGAGCAGCCCGAAGCCGCCAACACCCGCTTCGCCAAGGACCAGCTCAAGGCCTTCGTCGAGCGGATCGAGCGGCTCGAGGAGGAGAAGAAGACCATCTCCGAGGACATCCGCGACGTCTATGCGGAATCCAAGGCCAACGGCTTCGACACCAAGGCACTGCGCGCCGTGATCCGGCTGCGCAAGCAGGAGCCGACCGAGCGCAACGAGCAGCAGATGATCCTGGAAACCTACATGCACGCGCTGGGGATGCTGGCGGCGTAAGCGATCGAAAGCTCTCCACGGGTCATTCCGGGGCGCGGGCGAAGCCCGCGAACCCGGAATCCAGATAAGCAGGCAGTCCCGATGTGTCTGGATTCCGGGTTCGCTCGCTGCGCGAGCGCCCCGGAATGACCGCGGCAATAATTGGTGTCCTAAACGGGCAGCGGCTCCACGCGGCGAAGCCCGCGGTACTTCGCCTCTTCGGCACACTTGGCGGCGTGGACGTCGCGGTTGATGACCTGGAGATTGGGCACGCCCCAATAGGCCAGGAGCTGCGGCCAAGGCGTGTCGCGACGCTCCTGCCAGACTTGAAACAGCGGCACCCGATGATCGATCTCGGCGGTCTTCCAAAGCCGGCCGCCGCTCTGCGCGCAGCGGCGTGACTGCAGCCGCCGCAGCATGCGGTCGTGATCGCTCGGTGCATTCCACAACCGCCACGCCGTGACGCAGGCGGAATGCCATGCGGCGCGGCGGTTTGGGCCCGCATCCCACAGGTCGCGATGCCAGCCGAAGCGATAGACAGCCTGCCCGCACACGCAGCAGAAGCCCGGGCCGCGCGAGAATTTCTTCTCGCGATACGGCGCGGGTGGCTGGCGGAAGCTCTCGGGCAGGCCGCGCTTGCCGGTGCGCCAAGTCCAATCATCGGGCGTGCCGCTGCGGGCGGCGAGTGCCCGCGCGAGCCGGTCGGCGCGGATCACGTGTGCGCGCCAGTAGCTGTCGGCCGCAAGCCGCGGCATCGGCGGCGTCCAGCGAAGACCACGGGCGTGAATGAGCACAGGCGCCGGAAAGACCTCGGGTGTGGCACGCGTCAGCCGCGCCAAGGCGCGCTTGTTGTAGAGAGCCTGCGTCTCCGACATCTTCATGTCAGCGATCGTCGCAGCAAGTCGTAAAGGCTTTGTCAGCGCGGAGCAGGATGCGGAGATTCAGGACGATCACAGATCGAGGCGCTTCCGCGCCACGTCGGCATCCGTGCTCATCGCCTTCGCGTCGAGCTCCATCGGCTTGAACTCGCAGCGCGCGAACCGCTCTTTCTCGGCGAACGGCACAGTGGCGTCGATGCCGAGCTTGGTGCGCATGCCGCGGTCGCTGACGCGCACATATTCGTGGCCGCGCGCGGCCGGAATCGTGAACAGGTCCTTCGAGGCCTCCATGCGGGTCGCCAGCGCATATTCGACGTCGGCCCAGTCGCGGATGTCGATGTCGTCGTCGACGACGATCACCATGTCGAGGTCTTTCAACGCGCCGAACGACGCCATGATGGCGTTGCGCTGCAGCCCGTCATGCGCAGGGCCGGTCTTCTTCACCTGTACGATGGCGTGGAAGCGATGCAGGCCGCCGGCCGTCATCTCGGCGTCGGTGACGATCGGCACCGCGCCTTGCAGAACTTTCAGCAGGCTCGCTTCGAGAACGTATTTGCGCAACACCACGGTCTCGCGGCCGTAGCCGTTGATGGCGTGATAGATCGGTTTGTTCCGATGCGTCACCGCGGTGACTTCGAACACCGGACCGGGATCGGCCGGCGCCAGATAGCCGACGAACTCGCCGAACGGGCCTTCCATCACCTCTTCGTCGCACTTGAGCACGCCTTCGAGCACGATTTCGCTTTCGGCCGGCACTAGGAGGTCCTGCGAGACCGCCTTCACGACCGACAGCGGCCGGCCGCACAGCCCGCCGGCGACCGCCAGCTCGTCGGCATTCTCCGGCATCTGCGAGCCCATGGTGGCGGCGGTGTAGTGCAGCGCGAGGTCCGAGCCGATGCACACCACCACCGGCAGATGCTGGCCCTTCTTCTGAGCGCGCTCGAAGGCGGCGCGCAGGTGGCGGCCGAAGTCGAGCTGGATGGCGGCCTTGTTCGGCCCGCACAGCATCAGGCGGTGATAGGACGCGTTGTAGACTTGGGTTTCGGGATCGCGGGTGATGACGATGCCGGCGGTCATGTAGCGGCCCGCGTCTGCCGCGGTGTGGTGCAGCGCCGGCAGCATCTTGCCAAGATCGATGTTGGTCGTGTGCACCTGCTCCTGCGCGGGTCCGCGCTCCATCAGCACCGGCGGCTTCGGATCGCCGAGCGCCCGGCCGACGAACTCGCGCACGCCGCGGAAGTCGATGCCGAAGGCTGCTTCGACGTTGGGCTGGCAGGACAGCAGGTTGCCGATCACCGGCATGTCGTGGCCGTTCACCTTGGAGAACAGCAGCGCCGGCCCGCCGTCGAGCTTCTTCATGATGCCGGCGATCTCGAGATACGGATCGACCGGCGCCGAATAGGTCTGCAAGCGGCCCTGATCGGCCATGCGGCCGAGCGCCGAACGAAAGCGGGTGTCGAGGATCGAGTTGGAAAGCGTCAATGCCGTCTCCCTGGAAGGTGGCGGCATCATACGATGCGGCGCGGCGCGAGATAGCGCGTTATCGCCGACCCAGCATTCCTACTCCCCGTTGAACAACTCTTTCAGGTAGCGGCCCGCCGTGGCCCGCGACTGCACGTCGGCGCGCTGGTCGGGCTTGCTTTTGGGCACCGAGAAGCCGTGCTGGGCGCCGCTGTAGACCTCGTACTGGAAGTCGACCTTGGCGGCGCGCAGCTCGTCGATCACGCCCGCAACCGTCGTGAGCGGATAGCCTTGGTCTTCGGCGCCATGCATGATCAGCATCTTGCCCTTGAGGCTCTTGGCCCAGCCCGCCGGATGGTTGGCGAACGAGCCGTGGAAGGTCAGTGTTGCGGCGAGCGGCACGCCGGTCGAGCCGAACTCGACCGCGGTGCTGCCGCCGAAGCAGTAGCCGGCTTGCGCGATCTTCGACGCGTCGACCAGCGGGTGCCTGGCCAGCACGTCATAGCCCGCCTGCGTCCGTGCTTTCAGCAGCGTGCGATTCTGGTTGTACATCGTGGTCTGCGCCTGCATCGCCGGCACGTCCTTGGGCAGCACGCCCTGGCCGTAGCCGAAGATGTCCGCCGCGAACGCCACGTAGCCGTCCTTCGCGAACATCTCGACGTTCTTCTTGGTGTTCTCGGTCATGCCCTCGCGAGCGTGGATCACGAGCACGGCGGGACGCTTGCCGGTGATGGCGTCGTCATAGGCGAGGTAGCCCTTCAGCTTCACGTCGCCGTGGCTGTACTCGACCCACTCGGTTTTGATTTCGGCTCGCGCCTGCCCGGCCAGTGCGACGACAAGAGCCGTGAATACGACAGCAATCGCTCGATTGACGATCATCGGATCCTCCCCAGGATGCATGGTGTTTTTTGCAACCTTTGCGCAGCCGGAAGGGACTGTCCAGATGGCTGCGCCGGCGCGACCTGGGGCTGCGGGGCAGCACAACAAAAAGCCCGCGCTCAGGAGCGCGGGCTCGTAACGAGGAGAATCGGTGGAACTAGCGCAGCGCTGCCGTGCGGCGGGAGTTGCTGTTGAAGATCACGGTGGTTTGGAACACCACGGCGCTGCCGGTGAAGCTGTCGGTGGTCATGCCGGCGTTCGGATCGGCGTTGAACGTCATCACCACGGAGGAGGCCGGCTTCTGCATGTGCTGGGTGAGGCTCGTGACGTCGAGCTCGCCGACCCGCATGACGACGAGCGAGCTCTGCACACTCGGCGCCAGGATCACGCCGCGCAGCCAGGGATCGTCGAGCCGATCGGCCGTCCGGGCAACGCGGTTGGCCGTGAAATTGGCGGGCTTCTCGGCGACCGAGGACGAACTGCCGTTGGTGGAGACGACCGCGCGCGGGCGCGAATTGGTGCCGGCGTCGGGAGCCGCATAAGCGAGCGCGGTTTCGACCGGCACACGGTCCGACGAACTGGCGAAAGAGTTGATCCCGGCCGTCAGATCGCGGTTGCCGCTGAGCGACGCGGCCAGCGTGCGGCGCGCGCTCGAAAGATTGCTGTCCGAAGCTTGGGTGTCGGCGGGCTGCGGCTGGGCGTCCCAGAGGCCGCGCATGCCGATGATGTCATTCGGCGACAGCGACGCGAGATTGATCGGCGCAGCCGGACGTGGCGCGGGAGCCGGCGGCAACGCGTCCGCTGTGGCGACCTGATAGATCGGCCGTCGCGGCGGCATCGGCACTTGAACGGTGGTTTCGGCGGCGACGGCAACGGGCTCCGGCGTCGCGGCCGATGCGAGCACCATGGTGCGGGCTGGCGCGGCGGCCTGCGCTGACGGCGCGGGCTTGGCGGCGGCAACGACACTGCGCGCGGCGGGCGCGGGAGCCGGTGAAGGCTCGCTGGCCGCAGAAGCGTTGTCGTCCGCCTCCTCGGCGTCCTTGTCGCGGCTGAACAGTCGCGCCAGGAAGTTCCTCTTTTCAGGCTTCGCCACGCTGCGCTGGCCGCGTTCGACGTCGGCCAGTGCCAGTTGATATCCCGGCAGCGGCTTGCCGTCGGCCGGCAGATGCACGGTGCGGCCATCCGGGAACAGCTTGACGAGTTGCTCGCGGGTCATGCGCGGCCAGGCGCGCACATTGCCGACGTCGACATGCACGAATGGCGAACCCGAGGTCGGGTAATAGCCGACGCCGCCGCCCTGCACCTTCATGGCAGTGGCGCGCAAGACGTCGAGCGGAATTCCAGGGATGTAGAAGTCGATCGCCTTGCCGAGCGTGTGCTGGCTGAACTTGGCGACGCCCTTGCTGCGGCTGCGCAGCATGGAATTGGTTTCGGGCGACCGGTAGCCGCAAATGATGTGGATCGGCCCTTTGGCGCCGACGTCGCGATAGACCTCCCAAAGAAGATCGATCTCGTGCGGGTCCATGGCGATCGCTTGGTTCTTGCGCCAATCGCGCAGGATCCAGTTGATCTTCTGCAGCGCGGCCTCGTCGTACTGGCCGTTCCGCTTGAACGTAATGGTCAGATCTTCGTTGGTGTGGACGTGATGCAGCGAAATCGTGCGGGTGTCGTCGGGGTTAACGGCGCCGGCCTGCTGGAAGGCTGCCGATCCGGCAAGGACGCAAAATGTGGCCAGCCCGGCACGACGCACCGACAACTTAAGGCTTGATACCAGTCCGGCTTTGGCTTTCGCGCAAACTTGCACTCGCGATCTCGCATTAAGGTCGTCGGCGACGGTGCCGCCCCACGCGACACCATGGCTAACGCAGTCTTAATCGGGATCGGTTACTGAAGAGTGCAGTCCCCCCGACCCAGAAAGCCATCCTAGTTTCCAAGTATGGCGAAAAATAGCCTATTGAATCCAGGAACTTCGTGCTAGGCGGCGTTCGGTGGATAATCCGTCGCGGTGCCGGAATGATGAATTTTCGGCTCGTTTCAGGGGCAAAGCTGTCTCGAAAGCATGAACGGACCCGGAACATCGCCTCCGTCCTGGGTCATATCCCAGAGCCCATTACCTTGAGGCAAAGCGGGACGCTCACAGCAAATCGCTGGCGGGTCGTCGCAATGGTTGATCGAACGTTAATTCGATAGCGCCCGAATCGCCGCCACGACTGACGGCGACCTCATAATGCCTCTCAGGCCGGCTCTTTCGGATGCTCTTCGAGGCCGAGATGCTCGAGCTTGCGATAAAGCGTCGAGCGGCCGATCCGCAGACGGCGCGCAACCTCGGACATCTGGCCGCGGTAGTGCGCGATGGCGAAACGGATGGTCTCGAATTCGAGTTCTTCCAGCGGGCGCACGTCA
The Rhodoplanes sp. Z2-YC6860 genome window above contains:
- a CDS encoding DUF2312 domain-containing protein translates to MSAVEKEQPEAANTRFAKDQLKAFVERIERLEEEKKTISEDIRDVYAESKANGFDTKALRAVIRLRKQEPTERNEQQMILETYMHALGMLAA
- a CDS encoding UbiD family decarboxylase, whose protein sequence is MTLSNSILDTRFRSALGRMADQGRLQTYSAPVDPYLEIAGIMKKLDGGPALLFSKVNGHDMPVIGNLLSCQPNVEAAFGIDFRGVREFVGRALGDPKPPVLMERGPAQEQVHTTNIDLGKMLPALHHTAADAGRYMTAGIVITRDPETQVYNASYHRLMLCGPNKAAIQLDFGRHLRAAFERAQKKGQHLPVVVCIGSDLALHYTAATMGSQMPENADELAVAGGLCGRPLSVVKAVSQDLLVPAESEIVLEGVLKCDEEVMEGPFGEFVGYLAPADPGPVFEVTAVTHRNKPIYHAINGYGRETVVLRKYVLEASLLKVLQGAVPIVTDAEMTAGGLHRFHAIVQVKKTGPAHDGLQRNAIMASFGALKDLDMVIVVDDDIDIRDWADVEYALATRMEASKDLFTIPAARGHEYVRVSDRGMRTKLGIDATVPFAEKERFARCEFKPMELDAKAMSTDADVARKRLDL
- a CDS encoding dienelactone hydrolase family protein, translated to MIVNRAIAVVFTALVVALAGQARAEIKTEWVEYSHGDVKLKGYLAYDDAITGKRPAVLVIHAREGMTENTKKNVEMFAKDGYVAFAADIFGYGQGVLPKDVPAMQAQTTMYNQNRTLLKARTQAGYDVLARHPLVDASKIAQAGYCFGGSTAVEFGSTGVPLAATLTFHGSFANHPAGWAKSLKGKMLIMHGAEDQGYPLTTVAGVIDELRAAKVDFQYEVYSGAQHGFSVPKSKPDQRADVQSRATAGRYLKELFNGE
- a CDS encoding DUF882 domain-containing protein — encoded protein: MRRAGLATFCVLAGSAAFQQAGAVNPDDTRTISLHHVHTNEDLTITFKRNGQYDEAALQKINWILRDWRKNQAIAMDPHEIDLLWEVYRDVGAKGPIHIICGYRSPETNSMLRSRSKGVAKFSQHTLGKAIDFYIPGIPLDVLRATAMKVQGGGVGYYPTSGSPFVHVDVGNVRAWPRMTREQLVKLFPDGRTVHLPADGKPLPGYQLALADVERGQRSVAKPEKRNFLARLFSRDKDAEEADDNASAASEPSPAPAPAARSVVAAAKPAPSAQAAAPARTMVLASAATPEPVAVAAETTVQVPMPPRRPIYQVATADALPPAPAPRPAAPINLASLSPNDIIGMRGLWDAQPQPADTQASDSNLSSARRTLAASLSGNRDLTAGINSFASSSDRVPVETALAYAAPDAGTNSRPRAVVSTNGSSSSVAEKPANFTANRVARTADRLDDPWLRGVILAPSVQSSLVVMRVGELDVTSLTQHMQKPASSVVMTFNADPNAGMTTDSFTGSAVVFQTTVIFNSNSRRTAALR